The Lolium rigidum isolate FL_2022 chromosome 1, APGP_CSIRO_Lrig_0.1, whole genome shotgun sequence region GCTGAAGGAAACTGAACTTTGTAACATTGATCTAGCTAGGAAACAAGTATATTCAACACACAGTACAAACATAAGAAGTAATTCTGCTGTCCAATGATAACTGCTTTCAGTTCCGCAGATGCAGAAGAAACTAAAtggcatggtgatggctttcagtTCTTCAGATGCAGAAGAAACTAAATGCTTTGCAGCACTGGTCTAGCTAGGAAACAAGTACTCCTATATTCCAATGCACGGTATAAACATAAGAAGTCATTCTTCTGTCGAATGATAACTGCTTTCAGTTGCGCAGATGCAGAAGGAACTAAAtggcatggtgatggctttcagtTCTTCAGATGCAGAAGAAAATGCAGGTGTTGAAACAGATTATCCTAGTACAAAACATGAAAGGTGGTATTTGTTGTTATAGTCGAACGGTACTTGAAAACTGGAAGCAGAAATAGGCCAGACCTGCATTGTCTTGCCGAGCCCCATGTCGTCCCCAAGGATCCCTCCGGTGCCCCTGCAGTGCAGAACCCAGAGCCACTTGAGCCCCTCGCGCTGGTGCGGGTAGAGCATCTTGAAGATGTCCCCCGGGAGCTTGTAGGGCTTGACCATGACCCCGCACCCGGTGGGCTCCATCTTGAAGTCCTCCGTCTTCTCCCAGCCGACATCCTCCTTCCCGCGGTTCTCCTTCTCGTCCTCAGCGAAGGCGGCCGTGAACGGTGAGGCTGGCACCTGCGGCTTCTCCGCCTTGACTTCCTTTTTGGCTGCTGCCGTTGCCTTGGCCGCCTTCTCGcggttctccttctcctcctcctcctcgctctcgtcgtcgtcgtcgtctaggTAGTCCACCAGGGACGATGACACGCTCTTGACTAAGTTGTTGTTGCCAGCAGCGGCGTAAGGTCCTGCTGCGGGTTTCTTCCCCTTGTTGCCGGTCTCCTCCCAATAGTCAGGATCTGCAGCGATTGCAGAGGACGCGAATGCTGGAGCTGGGACCTGCGGTTTCTCCACCTTGACTTGGCCTGCCCTCCTGACCACCGCCGCGGGGGGCGCCTCGTCGTCGGAGCTGGAGAGGTCGACCACGTCATCCTCGTCCGATTTGGGagccggcggaggggcggtgggcCCATGAGCCTCGCCCGATCTAggaagcggcggaggggaggaggACGTCTCGGAGGGGGAGTCGGCGTCGTAGAAGCGGTCGGCGTCCTCGGGGCTGCCGCCGTCGGCGAGGGCGCAGGGCAGCGGGTCGGGCTGACGCGGCGCGGGCCTGGGGTTGTGGACGGACATGGAGTCGAGGCGGGCGGTGAGGTCGTCGAGGATGTCGCGGATgctgtcgtcggcggcggcggcggcggaagggggcgaggaggaggccttgcagaggcggcggcggccggcgagcttGACCTTCCGGTCCTGCTCGTGGGGTTCCGCTCCATGTTCCGGGGGAGTGGGGCTGGATTTGGGATTGGGATcggggctagggttttggggggGCGGTGGTGGGCGGGGGCCGCGGCTCTGGGTGAAGCGGAGCAGGCGGTCGTTGAGGCCGTTGGGggttggggcggcggcggcggggaggtgcGGCGGGTTGGTGGGGTTAGGGTTTTGCCGGTCGGCGGtgggggagtcgtcgtcgtcggagaagcTGAAGGATGGGGGCGACGCCATGGATTGGGTTGGATTGGATTGGGGAATGCGGGAGGCGGGGGAGATTGGATGGCGTCTGGGGtggggatgaagaagaagaagaagaagaaggggagggaggcggaggatgtGGGATTGGGAATGGGGAGAGGCGGCTTTTCAAATTTCgaatcccctcctcctcctgcccaAATCCGAGAGTGCTCCAACGGACGGGAGGAAGGAGGGGAACGTTGCCAGACCAGCCTGCCTCGGACGTAGCGTGTTGGAGTTGGAGGATTACTGCTCCGTTGGTCCTCGGGTAGCAGAACGAATCCCTTCACACCGGTGACAAGGAAGGAAACGAACACGCTCAAGTCATCCCAATCAACCAATCATCCACCACGCAATTTTGaactctaccttgcaaatttcaccaATTCAGACAAAAAATTCACGAGTCTCTGTCCCTGATAGTTGAATGGAGGGCGTGGATCCGGCAAATCACCCGCTCCACTGCCCCGCGATCCTTCCTTCTAGTCACCGGCTTCCACGCCTGCAAATACGTAGACATTTTGTACAAACCGTCGGCAGGTTGACGCGGGAAAACTTCGTCTACTGAAAACTTGTTACTAACGTTCCAAAGCGTCCAAGAAAGAGCGGTACACACCATCCGAAGAACCCGCTTGGACTATCCCACCTGAACACGGGAATCCTGAAGATGGGGGGCATTGTGACTTCTCTCATGAGATTAACCCGTTCGATACGGTCTCCAGCGCCCAGCTCGCGACGAAACAGGAGGTGCCAAGCCTCCCCCGCGGCGGGCGTAATCCACCAAGGCTTCCTGGTCAATGGAAATGGCAAAGAGCATGGGGAACCTATCACACTGGGGCCTCGACCCCTGCCACCAGTCCCGCCAAAAGCTTGTCGCCTTGCCATTATGCATCGCATGCTTGGCCCCCGGGCGAAACGGGTGGTTGAGCTTCTGGATGGAGTTCCAGAACTGTGAACCCGGTCGGTGTGAATCCAACATCGGGTCCTTGTCCCTAAGGTATTTATTCTGCAGGATCTCCGCCCACAAGCCTTGCTCTCCAGAGTAGAGCCTCCATATCTACATGACCAGCATAAGCCACGTATTGACAATGcccgagcccccccccccctggcTCTTTGGCTTACAAACCGCTCACCATGGCATGCAGTGGCAAGCtggacatgcatgcattaatcagGGTCAGCTTAGCCACAGTGGACATAAGTTTCCCCAAGGTTCAAGAAACCGTTATGCGTAATCGGTGCGGTGGCCTTCCGGTTATTCGCTTCAACGTGCATAAGCGGCGCTTTTCCCATCTTTTTCTGCTTTTTCTGCTTAAGCGCTTATGCAATCGATGCGGAAGGCCTCCGCATTGCGCTTTAGCGCGCATAAGCGACGCTTTTTTCCGCTTTCCCGAACCTTGAGTTTCCCCATCCAGGGGTCTGCGCGTTTGCCCACTTTGGCAGACAGGGGACCCAATCCGTGGCTGTCAGCGCTCGGTCACTAACCGGCAAACCCGGGTAGGAGAATGGAAAGGATCCATGCTTGCAATTCAGCATGTGCGCAATCCTGAGTCCTTCCTCCTGGTCCACACCCAGCACCATTACCTCACTCTTGTGGAAGTTGATCCGGAGGCCCGACATGCTCTCAAAACATAGCATAATGTATTTCAGATTGGCCACCGCCAAATCGTGAAGTTGGATCATAATGATGGTGTCGTCTGCATATTGCAGGTGAGAGCCCCCCCAAGGTATCAAATGGGGGATCGCACCTGTAATGTGCCCAACCCCTCTAGCTTTATCCAAAATAACCGCAAGGGCCTCCACGACGTAGTCGAAGAGGATAGGAGATAAGGGATCACCATGGCGCACCCCGTGCCCATTGCGGAAATAGTTTCCAATATccccattaatggagatagcagtcTGGCCGCCCGAGACCAGACTCATAGCCCTAAGGACCCATGATAGGCTCAAAGCCTTTGCCCAATAGATCCTCGCGGAGGAAGGGCCAGTTCACCCGGTCATAGGCTTTCTCAAAGTCCAGCTTCAGGAAAACTCCCCTAACTTTCCTAGACTTAGATTCATGGATGATCTCTTGAAGGGAAAGGACACCCTCATGGATGTGCCTCCCTTTGATAAATGTGTATTGAAAATAACATTAATTAGTGCAATCGGCCTAAATTGTTTAATGTCCTCTGGCCTGGGGACTTTAGGGATAAGAGAAAGGATTACAAATTAAGCCTATCAATGTCTACTCTCCCAAGAGCAAAGCCATTCGCGATGTCCATAATCATAGGCTTCACCAAATGCCAGAACCTCTTGAAGAAGGCAACGGGGAAGCCGTCCGGCCCAGGAGCCATGTCCACCTTCATACTGGCTAACACCGCATCGACTTCCTCCCCCGAGAAGGCAATCATGAGGCAGTTGTTCTCCCCTTCCGACACTTGCCCCGACGCATGCCAGAAGGAGGGGGAAATGTGAAATAGGTTAGGTTCACTAGCAATCCCCATGAGAGCCCGGTAGAAGTTATAAATATGTGCCTGGAGCTCGCGAGGCTCAGCAATGATTCATGAATCAGTGGTGAGACGGGTGATAGCACACTTCCGCCGTCTTCCATTAGCGAAGGCATGGAAGAACGCAATATTAGCATCCCCTTTAGTAAGCCAGTCAATTCTACTGCGCTGATGCCAGTACTCCTCCTCCACCTTAGAGAGATGAGTAAGTTGGCTCTCCATATGGTAACGAAGGTCCCACCCCTCATCGTCCAGTCCAGTCACGACAACAACTAATGCTACGAAGAAATATGAGAGGAATAACAAAGGAGCAAATccacaaagaactccaagatctAAATCCAAAAGCTCCCCCTCACAAAGAGGAGATATTGATTAGAGTAATTAGTAGAGCTAATCTcttctctcttttcctcaaaGAGATGCAATAATTATGcgagagatagcaagctcaagagTTCGATATTGGAGGGGAAACCCAAGCTTAAGAGATATGGAACATTTGGGAAGAAGACCCTTAAGGGTGTTAAGCTTCAtgtactagccacttgaaccaaaagtccgaactgatggaaagggctaggcaatccacatatacatttcacaacacccccactcgcgtgtgacgggagaagagaaagacaacacgtgaaagaagaagagcacaccgaaacagcggtagctaaagaggggggcaacatcattttttaggcttaattgcgaaaaccatgtgaaagtcaggatttgaactcgagacctggggctctgataccatgttaagcttcatgtactagccacttgaaccaaaagtccgaactgatggaaagggctaggcaatccacatatacatttcacaacaaagGGGTCATTTGGTTTATAGATATGAAAAACGTAGGAATAGGAAAGACATATGATTGTCATGCCTACTTGAGATGTCATGCTGGAGGCAACACTACCGCCGATACCACCGGTACAACCGGATATGGGAAAACAACTTCACGAAAATTGCAATAACTTTGCATGTAAATTCAAACCTCCTTAAACGAAGAaccaaccggtaaaacctccaatataaaAATACATAACAGATTTCTCATACAAAATCTATTTTATATGAACTTAAGCTTGCCTTGAAGATAACCACAAGCTATAAAACCTCAATTTGATAAAATTAAACTAACAACCAATAGAGATGATGCCAAGCATGCAAAGATTTGAGCTCTCTTCGAACGAcacgatcaagttactcactttATCCCCTAGATAGTACGGCTATCGATCATATAACCCTGTCTCTCAACAACCACTTTGAAGATACACATGGGATCTCATTCAATCTTCTTCTTGACGAATACTTGCCATAGGTTCAACTTCTATCATGATCAGTCTTCGGACTGCTCCTTTGATCCTCACTTAATCTTCTTCactttcttcttctttcaatcttgaagccaacatatggttcaagcattgtatATGGACAAACCCTTCAAATTTAATCAATGCACACATTAGTCCATAGCGATTATCGTCAATTACCAAAGCCACACGCCCACACATGGGGGATCTATGCTCTTTCATTCATAAAGTTTATCATTTAGATGTTTTTAAAGGTTTTAGCATACTACATAATTGAAATAAAGTAAAATGGAAATGAAGAGATGGGATGTGCCTTGACAATGGGGTACCTACAATCAGTGTGACATGGATAGAAGAGAAGTTTCTAAGCCTTGCATTTTTATTATGGGATAATTGGAGACCTGCTGCTCATAGGGCATCGGTAGTATGTGAAAACAAAGGAAGTAAAATGGTCGATTCAAATACAAAAGACGCGAAGAGAAATGGACATAGACATACTAGCCCAAGAGTCAAACAAATATGGAGCCAAAAATCAAAATACTCATCAATTGCAGGCAACAATCCACCCCTCAAGTCTatggtgttaagcttcatgcactagccacttgaaccaaaagtccgaactgatggaaagagctaggcaatccacatatacacttcacaacacccttaCTCgcatgtgacgggagaagagaaagttaacacgtgtgaaagaagaagagcacaccgaaacagggcatcagcggtggctaaagaggggggcaacaacaatttttaaccttaattgcgaaaaccaggatttgaactcgagacctgagactctgataccatgttaagcttcatgcactagccacttgaaccaaaagtccgaactgatggaaagagctaggcaatccacatatacacttcacaacatatGGAATGGAGTCAACAGAAAGAAATTAAACCATGACAAAAAGTTTTATGTTCACCAACATCACTACAAGTACGAAAGATAATAGTTTGTGTATGCTCGGCTTACAAATTCAAGGGTGGGTCTGGCGCAGTGGTAGAGTAACTCCACTTGTGTCCTAGAGTTCCGGGTTTAAATCAACCTTTTTGCATGAAAAAAACAAGGAAAAGGCTTGCCTAGAAATTTCCTTCCCTATACCGTAAAATGTGTAGGAGCTTTTAGCACCAGTACACCCTTTATACTCGGCTTACGTAATACTACTCACTAGATGTGTTAAGTGTGGCACATGGTAAGCATCACAATACCTTAAAGAAAACATGACAATTACGTCTTTTTCATGTGTTCCTAGTGAATGCAGTATCAACGTTCACATCGATAAAGAGTATTGTTTATTTCTATTTTCTGTAACATATGCCAGCCTTAACATTCAACGGCGAAGTTGAAGGGCGAGGGGCAGGATCGGTCCATCTACGGTCCGTTAGTTCGTGAAATAAAATCCCTCTTCGGAAACTTTGAAGAAACCTTGGTGCGCTCGGTACGGCGAACGGCGAACGAAGCTGCTCATAGAATGGCGAAGAATGGCTGCGATAATAAgctatgtaaggtttggctaggtGATGCACCTGGGTGCATTCAGAACAAGATTGTAAGTGAATCTGTATGAATTAATGAAATCGCAGCGatttgatctcaaaaaaaaaaaaacttaatctaGAGTGGTACTGTTGCCTATTCTACACATGATATGGACATGTTCACATGGTAGTGTTAGAAAACTACATTGCCATCCGAGATTTCTAGTGCTGGTATACATGAAACCAAAAGCAAATTTTGCAAGAACTAAGCGTAGTACTGTAACTTGGCTCGGCTCAGGACCTGTTGTTGCGCTTCAAGAGATTGAGTGTGAGTCCCTTGTAAGCCCTACTGTCTAATAAAGATCCAGTTTTACccggaaaaaaaaaaagcaaagttATAAATCAGCTCACTTTAATGGGTACTCTGTTCTGATTTCTGAAAGTACAATTACAATAGTGGAAGTGGGAACATCTAAATTATAAATTACAATTGGAAATAATTAAGAATGATGAGTACCCAATATTAACTGAATGAGAAAACCTGATTATCTAAAAATGTCGGAACAATACTTGAAATTACACGGGACAAGATGGCTTCATGGCCTGCTCTTCCATTTTAACTGACGGAGGAAACTAAAACGACTGAACGCTAGGTACAGGCCGAGGCATGGGCTTATCttgcaagaaatgctcgaaaagCTTCAAGGCCTGTTTTGGACGATGGAGGGGAACCTCATGTCCCGCACCTCGGACTGTCACCAAGGTCAAACCTTTATACACTTGGCACCAACCACCAACCTAAGATAAAACAACAGTATTAGAGAATGTTGAGTACAACTGCAGAAAACTGAAAAGGGAATAAAACCATCAGTGTGGCTGTAGTACTGTTGCAGActaacctcctcctcctgataccaGGGATACCAGTTAGTGACGGTCGGAAGATAGAGTGCATCAATGGAGTATCTTGTACCAGTGAGGGGTACTACGGAATCGGCATCACCGCTGTCAAATTTATCAATTAAAATGATCAAAACCCAGAAGGAAAGACAGGCTACTTAATACTTTTACTGAACCATACAGTCAATCATGTTACGATTCAGCATTGGTACCAACTGTCAGCGTAATCATGTTCTCAACATAAATTTTGCGTACCTGAAGACCCATATTCTTAGGCCAGCTGCAATAAGTTCGCGGTAAATAGGAAGCATGGACCTCGGCGAATCTTTCCAATATTCGAACAAGTCATCACTGCGAATTAGGAGCAAGTTTAGCGCAAACTATCATTAAGAGGCAGACTTTACTGACAGTCATGGTGAACTAGTTGTGAGTAAAACAAGATGAAACCAGTTGAACAGACCTGCAGCCGGTCCAAGCATACGGTATTCCAGTGACATTGGCACGAAAAGCTTTCTGCACTTCTGGTAGATTATAGTACTTGGTGGAGTACACTTCGGTACAGGGATCATATCCTCTTGGCAACCAGGGCTACATTTTATACAAAATGTTGTTAGGAGGCAAATTATGAAATGTTATGCTTCAAAAGAATCTCAGACGTGTTTGAACGGCACTTTCCAAAGTGGCATATATATTAGTATTCAAAAGCACCAACACATAATGTAGTGCAGCGTACTACCTTAGCCATCAACAAAATAATAGTTCTAGTAGTTTGATTAGCTCACCCTTCTTCCCTTGATTAGCCTCCGCTTATCAAGTGAGGACTTCTTGCAGGTAGGTGTGTAGATGCTGTATGCATCAATCAAGCCTTCCTCATCATAAGCTACATCAAAAATCTTGTTGCATGCATCGGAAGCGTGCGTAGATGAATCAAAATCACAGGCCAACTGCAGCTTCTGATAGGTGTCGTCAGAGATCAGCCCGTGCGTCCACCAATACTCGAAGGTTCCAACGAAATCATGGTAATCGTCAATAACTGCATTCCCGACCTAGAGCAACGCATTTTGTATCAAGGAAATGACTAGAGCAATCAAGGGAGCACCGGATTAAAGAAGAGCTCAAGAAGTCCTGACCATGAAGCCTTTGAAGTTCAGGACAGGCTTCTCGATCCCTTTGTTGTTTCTGTACACTACTTGGGACAACTGAGGGACGTAGTGCCCTGAAAATGGTCATTGCAGCAAGAGTGAACTAAAACCATAAGCATGTGACTGATAGATATCTAGTGCAAAATACAGAGCCTCCATCCTAGAATGAACCAAATTCGGTGGCAGTTTACCTGCGTAGCTCTCCCCGGTGATGTAGAAATCACGGTGCTTGTACTGCGGGAACCTCTCCAGCCAGTTGACCAAGAAAGTGTAGGAATCATGAGCTGCAGAGCAACATTAGTGTTCGTTCAGTTCAGCAGAAGACACCCATTAGAGCGAGAACAGTGGTAGCACTCCAGACAGTTTAGTAGGTTGACTGGTCCCAGTTTGACCTGTCTTATTGTCGCCGGCGGTGAACAGATCGGAGGTGGTGTTGGAGTAGGAGTAGCCTACGCCGGCGGGGGCgtccaagaagagcatgttggccCCTGAAATTTTCAAGGAATCGATCCATCAGTTGTCAGTTGTCAAGGAAGCTACATATTGCTCAACCAAACGAGGTGATTCGAGTGAGAAATCTACTTACTCTTATTCCAGGAGTAGGGGTTGGAGGAGAGCGTGGTGCCGTCGGAGTTGATCCGGAAGGCGCCGAGCTCCTCGGAGGCGCCGTAGCCGACGGAGGAGCAGCCGGGCCCGCCGTTGAGCCAGAGCACGAGCGGCGTGGACGCGGGGTCCTCGACGGCGGCCTCGATGAGCCAGTAGAAGAGGGCGCGCCCCGCGGCGGCGTCAACGGTGACGTAGCCCGAGTACATGGAGAAGTTGACCGGCGGCTGGCCCGGCAGAAGCGTGATGcggtcggccgccgccccgttggTGGGCGAGGCGGAAGCGCGGGACAGCGCCAGGATGCTGGCGGCCAGGACTAGCAGCACGGCCGCCGCCATTTGCGCGCTCGCTCGCTAGCTCGCTCGCGGTGGCTCAGCCCGTGGAGAGCAGAGGACTGTGCTGTGAGCTAGTGAGCCAATCAGCCAACGGCGACCTGTGTGATGAGGCCGGGTCGCGTGGAAGGCGTGGTTTGGTTATTTTGACATTTCCTGCCGGATCGGATCCTGTGGGCTGTGGCGTACCGCTGCAGCGTCAGTGTCAACTCATCATTGTCCATGGGCCATCTGATTTCTAATTTCTTACTATTAATATCTAATCAACTGATTTAttatttcataataaaagcatctCCAAGCGCGGCCCCTATTTGAACACCGAAACAGTCCGTTTTGATCCATTGGCGGTGGTCCGTAGATCAACCGAAGGCCCACGTTCGTTTGCGGGTGACAGCGTATCTAATGGCGCCACGCCCAGGTTTGGCTCCGCTGGAGGCCAAATCTAGCACATTTTAGTTTTTTCACCCATAGATAATATAGTGAAACAAAAAATAGAAAGCCATAGACATAGTTTATTACGTACAATTGGCGGCTGTAGGATTTGGGTGATGGGTATCTATCTAGGGAAAATCTAACGAGAAGCGCCGCAGTCCATGCATTCTTGTGCGGCGGCGGATTTTTGGTGCTCTCCCCTAATAGGATTGACTATGTACATGCATGTATTAATGTGCCAGCTCACAATGACATTATTGCATTACTACTAGTAGAATTTGAAAATTAAAAATGATTTTTCTTCCAGCCCGTTTATCCAATTTAAGATCCGCTTGCACCgttgcgttcgtctcggcgggggcttcaaaactagatctGTTGTTGCTATGTTTAGATGATTTTTTTTCGCCGCATTAGTTACCATATTAATACCGAACATCTATCACAATAATTATACATGGCTGCCGGATAAGTTTATACAATTCTTTTATACATTGCATTAATATGCACAACTACACTATGTGTGTGACACCAATTCCAGGTCATAGTAATATGGTTGCCAGATTAGCAACGGACATGCTATGATAATTGTACATGGTTATTGGATAAAAGTTTACTCATCTATAAATATTGCAATGATATGCATAGCTAATGAACGGTGTTCAAGTGTCTCTAAAAGCTAAAGAATGATATCATTCCACACAAATTCTTTACATTGATGTAGAATAATATACATAAACCGAACAACCAACTTATATAATCTGGCAACTAAGTAGTGAATAATCTGGTAAGTTAGTGATAACAATCTGGTAATTACTGATAGAAAAAAGTTCTCAAAACATACCaatatgggatctagttttgaagatctcgtcgtaaCTAAGCCTATGGTGAAAACGGATTGTCGAACGGATCAACGGTTTAATAGATAATGGTTTTTCAGTTTACAAATTGGGGGAATCTTGATGACGTAAATGCATATAtcagtgcatgcatgcatgtatattAGATAGGTGGAATCCGCCGCACGGATCATCCTTTGGTGCGGCGCTGCCGTGTAGTGCCGtccatctatctattatatactaaaagcataatacagagatctaaaatagagacacaacattaatccacatcatcaaaattattaTGATTATTAGATCTAATATTCGTGGTCATGATTTAATGAACTATTAGCGTTCACATAACTATCTTGATACAACTTATTTTCACAATGTCACGTATGGGTGTGGGCTCGGTTATTAGCTGGGTCCACACAACAATGTACGTTAACTATTGTGGAAAAGAAGTGTTAGCTGCCCTAGGCTGAACGTGGTAGATTTAAACAGGAAAAAAAACTAACTATGACTAGAAGCTATCACGTACGaggcaacaaaaaaaaatcaggtgCATACTCGCGGACTTCCATTACGGCCGCACGACCTCTACCGATGTATCCACTAGCAACCG contains the following coding sequences:
- the LOC124682982 gene encoding serine carboxypeptidase II-1, producing MAAAVLLVLAASILALSRASASPTNGAAADRITLLPGQPPVNFSMYSGYVTVDAAAGRALFYWLIEAAVEDPASTPLVLWLNGGPGCSSVGYGASEELGAFRINSDGTTLSSNPYSWNKRANMLFLDAPAGVGYSYSNTTSDLFTAGDNKTAHDSYTFLVNWLERFPQYKHRDFYITGESYAGHYVPQLSQVVYRNNKGIEKPVLNFKGFMVGNAVIDDYHDFVGTFEYWWTHGLISDDTYQKLQLACDFDSSTHASDACNKIFDVAYDEEGLIDAYSIYTPTCKKSSLDKRRLIKGRRPWLPRGYDPCTEVYSTKYYNLPEVQKAFRANVTGIPYAWTGCSDDLFEYWKDSPRSMLPIYRELIAAGLRIWVFSGDADSVVPLTGTRYSIDALYLPTVTNWYPWYQEEEVGGWCQVYKGLTLVTVRGAGHEVPLHRPKQALKLFEHFLQDKPMPRPVPSVQSF